A window of Mycolicibacterium fluoranthenivorans contains these coding sequences:
- a CDS encoding GNAT family N-acetyltransferase, protein MTVPVIDGDRVVLRKARDGDVEGVIEIQVDARVRRFLGGPRPERDVRAGLESVGAAELLAGAGCYVVASQETDEMLGTMVLDRRGPEMPGHLDDGGNELELTYVFRRLAWGRGYAVEAARLLLRGAAAELCDQPVLIVTQTANHASLRVAERLGFAIVDTFEQWGAEQTLATAQLHAFRAGNWR, encoded by the coding sequence GTGACTGTGCCAGTCATCGACGGCGACCGGGTGGTGCTGAGAAAGGCACGCGACGGCGACGTCGAGGGCGTGATCGAGATCCAGGTTGATGCGCGCGTGCGTCGTTTCCTCGGCGGACCGCGGCCGGAACGTGATGTCCGGGCAGGGTTGGAATCGGTCGGCGCCGCGGAGCTGCTTGCGGGCGCAGGTTGCTATGTGGTGGCGTCTCAGGAGACCGACGAGATGTTGGGCACGATGGTGCTCGACCGGCGTGGACCGGAGATGCCAGGTCATCTTGACGATGGTGGAAACGAGCTGGAGTTGACGTATGTCTTCCGACGGCTTGCCTGGGGCAGGGGTTACGCAGTTGAAGCCGCCCGCTTGTTGCTGCGTGGCGCGGCTGCAGAGCTTTGCGATCAGCCGGTGCTGATCGTCACTCAAACGGCCAACCATGCATCTCTTCGCGTGGCTGAACGGCTGGGGTTCGCGATCGTTGACACGTTTGAGCAATGGGGTGCTGAACAGACCTTGGCGACCGCGCAGCTGCATGCATTTCGGGCCGGAAATTGGCGCTAG
- a CDS encoding TetR/AcrR family transcriptional regulator codes for MRRGQQARTAILDAAERLIAERGAQVPLRDIAQAAGQRNNSAVNYYFRNRQELIDAVVQRRLQPMERERRLMLDALGPAAGHDVHALLRVLVLPLTTVESDCYAQFLRAAAVYLPTDTDSAEDSAWSEVLDRLARMIPTSDSFARRRRVAALGTAMFALLAELERTAGSPSNCAGSLDEVIEMLAAMLTAPVPAVAAAR; via the coding sequence ATGAGGCGAGGTCAGCAGGCCCGAACGGCAATCTTGGACGCAGCCGAACGGCTGATCGCAGAGCGCGGCGCCCAGGTGCCGTTGCGCGATATCGCACAGGCCGCCGGCCAGCGCAACAACTCCGCGGTCAACTACTACTTCCGCAATCGCCAGGAGTTGATCGACGCCGTGGTGCAACGTCGACTCCAGCCGATGGAACGCGAACGACGTCTCATGCTCGACGCGCTGGGACCCGCTGCCGGCCATGACGTGCACGCCCTGTTGAGAGTGCTGGTCTTGCCGCTGACGACAGTCGAAAGCGACTGCTATGCACAGTTTCTCAGGGCGGCCGCCGTCTACTTGCCGACCGATACCGACAGCGCCGAGGATTCGGCGTGGAGTGAGGTGCTCGACCGCCTGGCCCGCATGATCCCGACGAGCGACTCCTTTGCGCGCCGACGTCGGGTCGCAGCGCTGGGTACCGCGATGTTCGCGCTGCTCGCCGAACTCGAACGGACGGCAGGCAGTCCATCGAACTGCGCCGGAAGTCTGGACGAGGTCATCGAAATGCTCGCCGCGATGCTGACGGCTCCCGTTCCGGCGGTGGCGGCTGCCCGGTGA
- a CDS encoding aminotransferase class V-fold PLP-dependent enzyme codes for MWKSDGILDDYLRQFDEPAGYLDFARVGPPSRAVRETTTELLEQVATAGVGTVHDLMRQEHRAKAAVARLTGTDVGHVVLVPNTSFGLFQAAFHAPAGSEVLISPSEFPANTYPWRRAEQAGRLAVRQMDSGPATPELVAGALTPSISLVALSAVDFRTGYRADLAALRDVVGDRLLVIDGIQGFGSTDEPWEVADVLVVGGQKWLRAGWGTGFAVLSDRALDVMEPILSGWTGARDADVFDDMVHPPEPTAAGWAITHLSPVTSGAFAAALELVEQTGVAAIAGRIAERVTVLEQMLRSLGAQIVSDTQRRAGILAFTMPGHPAPDVGAALSAAGIAATVRREHVRLSPHASTPPQTVALLQSALKSLGGT; via the coding sequence GTGTGGAAGAGTGACGGCATCCTCGACGACTACCTGCGCCAGTTCGACGAACCCGCCGGCTACCTCGACTTCGCGCGGGTCGGGCCACCCTCGCGCGCGGTGAGGGAGACCACCACCGAGCTGCTGGAGCAGGTCGCCACCGCAGGCGTGGGCACCGTCCATGACCTGATGCGGCAGGAGCATCGGGCCAAAGCCGCCGTCGCCCGGTTGACCGGGACCGACGTCGGCCACGTCGTGCTGGTGCCGAACACCAGCTTCGGCTTGTTCCAGGCCGCGTTCCACGCACCGGCGGGCAGCGAGGTCCTCATCTCACCGAGCGAGTTCCCCGCCAACACCTATCCGTGGCGCCGAGCCGAACAGGCAGGGCGCCTCGCGGTGCGGCAGATGGACTCCGGGCCTGCCACCCCCGAGCTGGTGGCCGGGGCACTGACACCGAGCATCTCGCTCGTCGCGCTGAGCGCCGTGGACTTCCGGACCGGCTACCGGGCAGATCTGGCCGCGCTGCGTGACGTCGTCGGGGACCGCCTGCTGGTCATCGATGGGATTCAGGGCTTCGGCAGCACCGACGAGCCGTGGGAAGTGGCCGATGTGCTCGTCGTCGGCGGCCAGAAGTGGCTGCGCGCCGGATGGGGCACCGGGTTCGCGGTGCTCTCCGATCGTGCCCTCGACGTCATGGAACCCATCCTTTCGGGATGGACGGGTGCCCGTGACGCCGACGTCTTCGACGACATGGTCCACCCGCCGGAACCCACCGCGGCCGGGTGGGCGATCACCCACCTCAGCCCGGTCACCTCCGGTGCGTTCGCGGCCGCCCTCGAACTCGTCGAGCAGACCGGCGTGGCCGCGATCGCCGGACGCATCGCCGAACGAGTGACCGTGTTGGAGCAGATGCTGCGGTCCCTGGGCGCACAGATCGTCTCCGATACGCAGCGGCGCGCCGGAATCCTCGCGTTCACGATGCCCGGCCATCCGGCGCCCGACGTCGGTGCCGCGCTCTCGGCGGCGGGCATCGCGGCGACCGTCCGGCGCGAACACGTCAGGCTTTCGCCACACGCCTCGACGCCGCCGCAGACCGTGGCGCTGCTGCAATCGGCACTCAAGTCCCTCGGCGGCACCTAG
- a CDS encoding AAA family ATPase: MSRRWFRIGAVLSAHDPITWQPRRIAIAGVSGSGKTTLATSLSHRLGLPYVELDGLFHGPNWSPRDEFITDVQRIIAADAWIIEWQYATVRDQIVERADTMLWLDLPTPRTLYQLTLRTVRRRLRREQLWNGNYEGPLHKFFSDPDHIMRWGIRTRNKSRDRLPAVDA; this comes from the coding sequence TTGTCGCGGCGCTGGTTCAGGATCGGCGCCGTGTTGTCCGCCCATGACCCGATCACCTGGCAGCCACGGCGCATCGCGATCGCGGGAGTAAGCGGATCGGGGAAAACAACGTTGGCCACCAGCCTTTCCCACCGCCTCGGGCTCCCGTACGTCGAACTCGATGGCCTGTTCCACGGTCCCAACTGGTCACCCCGAGATGAGTTCATCACCGACGTGCAGAGGATCATCGCCGCAGACGCGTGGATCATCGAGTGGCAGTATGCCACGGTCCGTGACCAGATCGTGGAGCGCGCTGACACGATGTTGTGGCTCGACCTTCCCACACCACGCACCCTGTACCAGCTGACGCTGCGCACGGTACGCAGGCGGTTACGCCGGGAGCAGCTGTGGAACGGCAACTACGAAGGGCCGCTGCACAAGTTCTTCAGCGACCCCGACCACATCATGCGCTGGGGAATCCGGACGCGGAACAAGTCCCGGGACCGGCTACCGGCCGTTGATGCGTAG
- a CDS encoding lytic transglycosylase domain-containing protein, whose protein sequence is MPATPAASPPRAAMLDETMTAPGAPPPLAADPAQLADDLVTDERALRDPATAEPALSQAARRQQVAYRAIGRHPEWDGIIRPRIPAELLEGYDRNIDARRQLAAMAHPKDTVPAWRIVPPAPADELMNYYRESEAASGVGWNYLAAINLVETRFGSIAGDSVAGAQGPMQFMPSTFASYGDGDIRSPRDSIMAAGRYLAANGFADDHDRALFRYNHADEYVRAVDDYATAMAADPAAFPTFYRWEVYYVTTAGDVLLPIGYAADAPIPVDKYLTVHPQ, encoded by the coding sequence ATGCCGGCCACGCCGGCGGCTTCCCCGCCGCGTGCCGCCATGCTGGACGAGACGATGACGGCGCCCGGGGCCCCACCACCGTTGGCTGCCGATCCGGCGCAGCTGGCCGACGATCTGGTCACCGACGAACGGGCGCTGCGCGACCCGGCCACGGCCGAACCGGCGCTGAGCCAAGCCGCCCGGCGCCAGCAGGTGGCCTACCGGGCCATCGGCCGCCACCCCGAATGGGACGGGATCATCCGGCCGCGGATCCCGGCCGAGCTTCTGGAGGGCTACGACCGCAATATCGATGCCCGCCGGCAACTCGCCGCGATGGCGCACCCCAAAGACACCGTGCCCGCGTGGCGCATCGTCCCGCCCGCCCCGGCCGACGAGCTGATGAACTACTACCGCGAATCCGAGGCGGCCTCCGGCGTCGGGTGGAACTACCTGGCCGCGATCAACCTGGTCGAGACCCGGTTCGGCAGCATCGCCGGGGACAGTGTGGCGGGCGCGCAGGGACCGATGCAGTTCATGCCGTCCACCTTCGCCTCCTACGGCGACGGTGATATCCGGTCACCGCGCGACAGCATCATGGCGGCCGGTCGATACCTGGCCGCCAATGGCTTTGCCGACGACCATGATCGCGCGCTGTTCCGCTACAACCACGCCGACGAGTACGTCCGCGCGGTCGACGACTACGCCACGGCCATGGCGGCTGACCCGGCGGCGTTCCCCACCTTCTACCGTTGGGAGGTCTACTACGTGACGACCGCCGGTGACGTACTGCTACCGATCGGTTACGCCGCCGACGCGCCGATCCCGGTGGACAAATACCTCACGGTGCACCCGCAGTAG
- a CDS encoding PASTA domain-containing protein has translation MPNVTGMQWADVDRSLRSVGWSGTLVKGPDVNDARYPAGVVASQSPAPGEHLGTTDPITVHFANPD, from the coding sequence ATGCCAAATGTGACCGGTATGCAGTGGGCCGATGTCGATCGAAGCCTGCGCTCGGTCGGTTGGTCGGGCACCCTGGTGAAAGGACCAGACGTGAATGACGCGCGCTACCCGGCCGGCGTCGTAGCGTCACAAAGTCCGGCCCCAGGAGAGCATCTCGGAACAACCGACCCGATCACGGTGCATTTCGCCAATCCTGATTAA
- a CDS encoding SDR family NAD(P)-dependent oxidoreductase, with the protein MPALKDKVAFVTGASSGLGAETARLLSRQGATVFGIARDATRLAEVFADVERGSHAVVDVTSAQACRDAIEQCVTQWGGLDILINVAGRHQMRRTETLTDEDWADDLAVNLSGPSYLCRAALPHLLARGGNIVNVASIAGVEGQAYSAGYCAAKHGLIGLTRALAVEYTAERLRVNAVCPGGMLTPQIEQFSPPEDPNYDLIMRTAAPRGLMPPLHVANVIAFLASDAAAAVHGAVYRVDNGKGAG; encoded by the coding sequence ATGCCGGCGCTGAAGGACAAGGTCGCCTTCGTGACGGGCGCCTCATCAGGTCTTGGGGCCGAGACCGCCCGCCTGTTATCACGCCAGGGGGCAACGGTTTTCGGGATCGCCCGCGATGCCACGCGGCTTGCGGAGGTCTTCGCGGACGTGGAGCGCGGCTCGCACGCCGTGGTCGACGTGACATCCGCTCAGGCCTGCCGCGACGCCATCGAACAGTGCGTCACGCAATGGGGCGGTCTGGACATCCTGATCAACGTCGCGGGGCGACACCAGATGCGCCGAACGGAAACGCTCACCGACGAGGACTGGGCCGACGACCTCGCCGTCAATCTCAGCGGACCGTCCTATCTGTGTCGGGCGGCGCTGCCGCACCTGCTCGCTCGCGGCGGCAACATCGTCAACGTCGCCTCCATCGCCGGTGTCGAAGGCCAGGCGTACTCGGCCGGCTACTGTGCGGCCAAGCACGGACTGATCGGGCTCACCCGTGCGCTGGCAGTGGAGTACACCGCGGAACGCCTGCGGGTCAATGCCGTATGCCCAGGTGGCATGCTGACCCCGCAGATCGAGCAATTCAGTCCGCCCGAGGATCCAAACTACGACCTGATCATGCGTACGGCGGCGCCGCGCGGCTTGATGCCACCACTCCACGTGGCCAACGTGATCGCCTTCCTCGCCAGTGACGCCGCCGCGGCCGTCCACGGCGCGGTCTACCGCGTCGACAACGGCAAGGGCGCCGGATAG
- a CDS encoding GNAT family N-acetyltransferase: MSQDPPVRLRAATTADEAFVVEMARHACIIEDWPLPDPDDDEVLSMLPPPGEIPIIAEDQDGELVGATWTWHNDPPLRRAANGKSIPELCIGVAPGRRGAGIGGALLDALFARCAQSMDEMCTNVHVRNPAQRLYQRKGFTTIGQGRGPLGLAMLKDLR, translated from the coding sequence ATGTCTCAGGATCCGCCGGTGCGGTTGCGTGCCGCTACGACCGCTGACGAAGCCTTTGTGGTCGAGATGGCTCGCCATGCCTGCATCATCGAGGACTGGCCGCTCCCTGATCCGGATGACGACGAGGTGCTCAGCATGTTGCCGCCGCCAGGTGAGATACCGATTATCGCCGAAGACCAGGACGGTGAACTGGTAGGGGCGACATGGACATGGCACAACGATCCGCCGCTTCGTCGCGCCGCCAACGGTAAATCGATCCCCGAACTGTGCATCGGCGTGGCGCCCGGCCGTCGCGGGGCGGGTATCGGTGGTGCGCTCTTGGACGCGTTGTTCGCTCGATGCGCGCAGTCCATGGACGAGATGTGCACCAATGTCCACGTACGGAACCCGGCTCAACGTCTATACCAACGCAAGGGTTTCACGACGATTGGTCAGGGCCGCGGGCCGCTGGGCTTGGCGATGCTCAAGGATCTGCGTTGA
- a CDS encoding winged helix-turn-helix transcriptional regulator, with amino-acid sequence MSTRSYGQYCGLARALDVVGNRWNLLIVRELLIGPARYRQLQAGLPGIATNLLAERLRELEEAGVIERQLDSDSNGVAYALTPWGTELRGTVAALVNWSKPLMISGPQNDSFQPHWLVVALESLLQHKRTRIPSTIGIGVDDATFAIRIDQTGPHVTRVDANALPETTFHAEPMVVLGLAAGLLPLEQAISAGVVHGDEQDLAAVFGPG; translated from the coding sequence ATGAGCACACGTTCTTACGGTCAGTACTGCGGCTTGGCGCGGGCACTCGACGTCGTGGGCAACCGCTGGAACCTACTCATCGTGCGCGAACTGCTTATAGGGCCGGCCCGGTATCGGCAACTTCAGGCCGGCCTGCCCGGGATCGCCACTAACCTGCTGGCCGAGCGTCTGCGCGAACTAGAGGAAGCCGGCGTGATCGAGCGTCAACTCGACAGCGACAGCAACGGTGTCGCCTATGCACTCACCCCATGGGGAACCGAATTACGCGGCACCGTCGCCGCCCTGGTCAACTGGAGTAAACCGCTCATGATCTCCGGCCCCCAAAACGACAGCTTCCAACCTCATTGGCTAGTGGTCGCGCTCGAATCGCTCTTGCAGCACAAGCGCACCCGGATTCCCTCGACCATTGGTATCGGGGTCGACGACGCCACCTTCGCGATAAGAATTGATCAGACCGGGCCGCACGTCACCCGCGTAGACGCTAATGCGCTCCCAGAGACCACGTTTCATGCAGAGCCCATGGTGGTGCTGGGCCTGGCGGCGGGCTTGCTGCCCCTCGAGCAGGCGATCTCCGCTGGCGTCGTTCACGGCGACGAACAGGATCTCGCCGCTGTATTCGGACCTGGCTGA
- a CDS encoding Rieske 2Fe-2S domain-containing protein has product MERFARGWHCVGLAEDFRDGQPHAVNAFGTRLVVFADSHGDLQVLDAYCRHMGGDLSRGSVKGDSVACPFHDWRWQGSTGKCSLVPYAKRTPRLARTRRWPTGEVNGQLLVWHDPEGSAPPPELFPPTIEGYDEGQWSPWSWNSIPIEGSHCREIVDNNVDMAHFFYIHHAYPTYFKNVIEGHTASQFMESKARPDTTKNYEKLWEGTKLRSEATYFGPAYMINWLHNDVAPDFTIEVALINCHYPVSHDSFVLQWGVAVQLIPGMPAENATKLATAMNKSFGEGFLEDVEIWKHKSRIENPLLTEEDGAVYQHRRWYEQFYVDAADVTSDMTDRFELEVDTHHANEFWHQEVAENLQQAEGAKADAH; this is encoded by the coding sequence ATGGAACGCTTCGCGCGCGGCTGGCACTGCGTCGGATTGGCCGAGGACTTCCGGGACGGACAACCGCACGCCGTCAACGCATTCGGAACGCGTCTGGTGGTCTTCGCTGATTCGCACGGCGACCTCCAGGTGCTGGATGCCTACTGCCGGCACATGGGTGGCGATCTCTCGCGGGGTTCGGTGAAGGGCGACTCGGTGGCGTGCCCGTTCCACGATTGGCGCTGGCAAGGCTCGACCGGCAAGTGCTCCCTGGTGCCGTACGCCAAGCGCACACCGCGGCTGGCCCGCACCCGACGATGGCCCACCGGCGAGGTCAACGGCCAGTTGTTGGTGTGGCACGACCCCGAAGGCTCCGCGCCGCCGCCCGAATTGTTCCCCCCGACCATCGAGGGGTACGACGAGGGGCAGTGGTCACCGTGGTCGTGGAACTCGATCCCCATCGAGGGCTCGCACTGCCGCGAGATCGTCGACAACAACGTCGACATGGCGCACTTCTTCTACATTCACCACGCCTACCCGACCTACTTCAAGAACGTCATCGAAGGGCACACCGCCTCGCAGTTCATGGAGTCCAAGGCCCGCCCGGACACCACCAAGAATTACGAGAAGCTCTGGGAGGGAACGAAGCTGCGCTCGGAGGCCACCTACTTCGGCCCCGCCTACATGATCAACTGGCTGCACAACGACGTTGCCCCCGATTTCACCATCGAGGTCGCCCTGATCAACTGCCACTACCCGGTGTCGCACGATTCCTTCGTGCTGCAGTGGGGCGTCGCGGTGCAGCTGATCCCGGGCATGCCCGCCGAGAACGCCACGAAGCTCGCCACGGCGATGAACAAATCGTTCGGCGAGGGCTTCCTGGAGGATGTCGAGATCTGGAAACACAAGAGCCGCATCGAGAATCCGTTGCTCACCGAAGAGGACGGCGCGGTCTATCAGCACCGGCGCTGGTATGAACAGTTCTACGTCGACGCCGCCGACGTCACCAGCGATATGACCGACCGCTTCGAGTTGGAAGTGGACACCCACCACGCCAACGAATTCTGGCACCAGGAGGTCGCCGAGAACCTGCAACAGGCAGAGGGCGCCAAGGCGGACGCCCACTGA
- a CDS encoding FAD-dependent oxidoreductase → MSLSIAIIGAGLGGLLLARTLHRHGIPAAIYDAEASAEVRAQGGLLDIHPPTGQAALREAGLFEPFRSLIRPGHDAKRITDRNGTVLFDWGGSNLDTRPEVDRGELRTMLIASLPEGTIHWGRKATGVLTAPGCRPAVHFADGSTITAEIVVGADGAWSRVRRSLSTAEPAYTGTCFIEIYSAARQLLSRESAEVIGRGTLMAVAPGQGILAHHNADDTLSGYVAINTPLELVAAVDTAGPAAMRALVARRFEHWAPALTRLVLDNMSDPLLRPIYALPTTHRWERVPGVTLIGDAAHLMSPFAGEGANLAMFDGAALALQIATHPADIEGALTAYEKALFPRSAEVARRSAENLQRFFGPDAPRSTIDLFARLLT, encoded by the coding sequence ATGTCATTATCGATAGCCATCATTGGGGCCGGACTGGGAGGCCTGCTACTGGCCCGCACACTGCATCGCCATGGCATACCCGCCGCAATTTACGATGCCGAAGCCTCGGCCGAGGTGCGCGCCCAGGGCGGCCTGCTGGACATTCACCCACCCACCGGGCAGGCGGCCCTACGCGAGGCCGGTCTTTTCGAGCCGTTTCGCAGCCTCATCCGCCCAGGCCACGACGCCAAACGCATCACCGACCGCAACGGCACCGTCCTGTTCGACTGGGGCGGCAGCAACCTCGACACCAGGCCCGAGGTGGACCGCGGCGAGCTGCGCACCATGCTGATCGCCTCGCTTCCTGAAGGCACGATCCACTGGGGACGCAAGGCGACCGGCGTACTCACCGCCCCCGGCTGCCGCCCTGCGGTGCACTTCGCCGACGGCTCAACAATCACGGCGGAGATCGTCGTAGGCGCTGACGGCGCCTGGTCGAGAGTGCGCCGAAGCCTCTCCACCGCCGAGCCGGCCTATACGGGCACCTGCTTCATCGAGATCTACTCTGCCGCTAGACAACTGCTCTCCCGCGAGAGCGCTGAGGTCATCGGCCGTGGCACGCTTATGGCGGTGGCCCCCGGGCAGGGCATCTTGGCCCACCACAACGCCGATGACACGCTCAGCGGTTACGTCGCCATCAACACCCCGCTCGAGCTGGTCGCGGCCGTCGACACCGCCGGCCCGGCCGCGATGCGGGCACTGGTGGCCCGCCGCTTCGAGCACTGGGCCCCTGCGCTGACCAGGCTGGTCTTGGACAACATGAGCGATCCCCTACTGCGCCCGATCTACGCTCTACCCACGACACATCGCTGGGAACGGGTGCCGGGTGTGACGCTTATCGGCGATGCTGCCCACCTCATGTCGCCGTTCGCCGGCGAGGGCGCCAATCTCGCCATGTTCGACGGCGCAGCGCTGGCCCTCCAGATCGCCACGCACCCCGCCGATATCGAGGGGGCATTGACCGCTTACGAGAAGGCGCTCTTCCCGCGTAGCGCCGAGGTCGCCCGGCGCAGTGCAGAGAACCTGCAGCGGTTCTTCGGTCCTGACGCACCCCGCAGCACTATCGATCTGTTCGCCCGGCTGCTCACGTGA